A genome region from Camelina sativa cultivar DH55 chromosome 10, Cs, whole genome shotgun sequence includes the following:
- the LOC104719342 gene encoding protein REVEILLE 2 isoform X3, which produces MHPYPRKLVIPDAKEMAYGELTGANKLVQDEDDRSPTSVLSAHGSDGLGSIGSNSPNSSSADYQHSPGHELSSHTEESLSPESETKQSLKLFGKTFVVGDYNSSTSSDDSEDVKKKLDSETHESVLCSSSTSSSENMETEMTLRVSPEFKRSERSAFSQLKSSGTEMRGFMPYKKRVKVEENIDNGKMSYPLW; this is translated from the exons ATGCATCCTTACCCTAGAAAGCTGGTGATTCCAGATGCTAAAGAGATGGCTTATGGTGAGCTAACCGGAGCCAACAAGCTGGTTCAGGATGAAGATGACCGATCTCCAACATCGGTTTTATCAGCTCATGGCTCAGATGGCTTAGGTTCCATCGGTTCAAACTCTCCTAACTCGTCTTCAGCTGATTACCAACACTCACCG GGGCATGAGTTATCATCTCACACAGAGGAATCACTGTCTCCAGAATCAGAGACCAAACAAAGCCTTAAGCTCTTTGGAAAAACTTTTGTAGTTGGTGATTACAACTCTTCAACTAGCTCTGATGATTCTGAAGATGTCAAGAAGAAGCTAGACTCTGAAACACATGAGTCTGTTCTAtgttcttcttccacttcttcttcgGAAAACATGGAAACAGAAATGACACTTCGGGTATCACCGGAGTTTAAAAGAAGCGAGAGATCGGCTTTCTCTCAGTTGAAATCGTCGGGTACCGAGATGAGAGGGTTCATGCCTTACAAAAAGAGAGTAAAGGTGGAAGAAAACATTGACAATGGGAAAATGTCATATCCTCTGTGGTGA
- the LOC104719342 gene encoding protein REVEILLE 2 isoform X2, producing the protein MHPYPRKLVIPDAKEMAYGELTGANKLVQDEDDRSPTSVLSAHGSDGLGSIGSNSPNSYSADYQHSPGHELSSHTEESLSPESETKQSLKLFGKTFVVGDYNSSTSSDDSEDVKKKLDSETHESVLCSSSTSSSENMETEMTLRVSPEFKRSERSAFSQLKSSGTEMRGFMPYKKRVKVEENIDNGKMSYPLW; encoded by the exons ATGCATCCTTACCCTAGAAAGCTGGTGATTCCAGATGCAAAAGAGATGGCTTATGGTGAGCTAACCGGAGCCAACAAGCTGGTTCAGGATGAAGATGACCGATCTCCAACATCTGTTTTATCAGCTCATGGCTCAGATGGCTTAGGTTCCATTGGTTCAAACTCACCTAACTCGTATTCAGCTGATTACCAACACTCACCG GGGCATGAGTTATCATCTCACACAGAGGAATCACTGTCTCCAGAATCAGAGACCAAACAAAGCCTTAAGCTCTTTGGAAAAACTTTTGTAGTTGGTGATTACAACTCTTCAACTAGCTCTGATGATTCTGAAGATGTCAAGAAGAAGCTAGACTCTGAAACACATGAGTCTGTTCTAtgttcttcttccacttcttcttcgGAAAACATGGAAACAGAAATGACACTTCGGGTATCACCGGAGTTTAAAAGAAGCGAGAGATCGGCTTTCTCTCAGTTGAAATCGTCGGGTACCGAGATGAGAGGGTTCATGCCTTACAAAAAGAGAGTAAAGGTGGAAGAAAACATTGACAATGGGAAAATGTCATATCCTCTGTGGTGA
- the LOC104719342 gene encoding protein REVEILLE 2 isoform X1, whose protein sequence is MAMQERCESLCDGGSDELISSTDAFYLKTRKPYTITKQREKWTESEHEKFVEALKLYGRAWRRIEEHVGTKTAVQIRSHAQKFFSKVARDFGVSSETIEIPPPRPKRKPMHPYPRKLVIPDAKEMAYGELTGANKLVQDEDDRSPTSVLSAHGSDGLGSIGSNSPNSYSADYQHSPGHELSSHTEESLSPESETKQSLKLFGKTFVVGDYNSSTSSDDSEDVKKKLDSETHESVLCSSSTSSSENMETEMTLRVSPEFKRSERSAFSQLKSSGTEMRGFMPYKKRVKVEENIDNGKMSYPLW, encoded by the exons ATGGCTATGCAG GAACGTTGTGAGAGTCTATGTGACGGAGGTTCCGATGAGCTTATCTCTTCCACAGATGCCTTTTACCTCAAG acAAGGAAGCCTTATACCATCactaaacaaagagagaaatggACTGAATCAGAGCATGAAAAGTTTGTTGAAGCTTTGAAACTCTATGGCAGAGCTTGGAGACGAATCGAAG AACATGTTGGTACAAAGACTGCTGTTCAGATTCGAAGCCATGCTCAGAAGTTTTTCTCTAAGGTTGCTCGTGATTTTGGTGTTAGCTCTGAGACCATTGAGATCCCACCTCCAAGGCCGAAGAGAAAGCCGATGCATCCTTACCCTAGAAAGCTGGTGATTCCAGATGCAAAAGAGATGGCTTATGGTGAGCTAACCGGAGCCAACAAGCTGGTTCAGGATGAAGATGACCGATCTCCAACATCTGTTTTATCAGCTCATGGCTCAGATGGCTTAGGTTCCATTGGTTCAAACTCACCTAACTCGTATTCAGCTGATTACCAACACTCACCG GGGCATGAGTTATCATCTCACACAGAGGAATCACTGTCTCCAGAATCAGAGACCAAACAAAGCCTTAAGCTCTTTGGAAAAACTTTTGTAGTTGGTGATTACAACTCTTCAACTAGCTCTGATGATTCTGAAGATGTCAAGAAGAAGCTAGACTCTGAAACACATGAGTCTGTTCTAtgttcttcttccacttcttcttcgGAAAACATGGAAACAGAAATGACACTTCGGGTATCACCGGAGTTTAAAAGAAGCGAGAGATCGGCTTTCTCTCAGTTGAAATCGTCGGGTACCGAGATGAGAGGGTTCATGCCTTACAAAAAGAGAGTAAAGGTGGAAGAAAACATTGACAATGGGAAAATGTCATATCCTCTGTGGTGA
- the LOC104720514 gene encoding tocopherol cyclase, chloroplastic-like: protein MEIRSLVVSMNPNLSSFELLSRSVPPITRSLVRFKSAKQAPRTIPRVSASNSDQTSSTDVKPVYVPTSSNRELQTPQSSLYHFDGSAAKFFEGWYFRVSIPEKKEGFCFMYTVENPAFRQRLSPVEVALYGPRFTGVGAQIHGANDKYLCQYTHDSHNFWGDGHELVLGNTFSAVPGATSPNKEVPPEEFNRRVSEGFQATPFWHQGHICDDGRTDYAETVKSARWEYSTRPVYGWGDVGAKQKSTAGWPAAFPVFEPHWQICMAKGLSTGLIEWSGERFEFRDAPSYSEKNWGIGFPRKWFWVQCNVFERASGEVALTAGGGLRQLPGLNTYENAALVCVHYDGKFYELVPWNGVVRWEMSPWGYWYVTAENETHMVELEARTNEPGTPLHAPTGEVGLATVCRDSCHSELKLQIWERLHDGSKGKVILETKSTMAAVEIGGGPWFGPFLQATWSVNIDEYYRRDFF from the exons ATGGAGATACGGAGCTTGGTTGTTTCGATGAACCCTAATTTATCTTCCTTTGAGCTCCTCTCTCGTTCTGTACCTCCCATCACTCGCTCACTCGTTAGGTTCAAATCAGCTAAACAAGCCCCCCGCACCATTCCTAGGGTTTCGGCGTCGAATAGTGATCAAACTTCTTCAACTGATGTGAAACCTGTTTACGTCCCGACGTCTTCCAATCGGGAGCTCCAGACTCCTCAGTCCTCACT ATACCATTTCGATGGATCAGCTGCAAAGTTCTTCGAGGGATGGTATTTCAGAGTTTCAATCCCAGAGAAGAAGgaaggtttttgttttatgtatacTGTGGAGAATCCTGCATTCCGGCAGAGGTTGTCACCAGTAGAAGTTGCTCTATATGGACCTAGGTTCACTGGTGTCGGAGCCCAGATTCATGGCGCTAATGATAAGTATCTTTGTCAATACACACATGACTCTCACAACTTCTGGGGAG ATGGACATGAGCTAGTTTTGGGGAATACTTTTAGTGCTGTGCCAGGCGCAACGTCTCCAAACAAGGAGGTTCCACCAGAG GAATTTAACAGAAGAGTGTCAGAAGGATTCCAAGCTACCCCGTTTTGGCATCAAGGTCACATTTGCGATGATGGCCG GACTGACTATGCGGAGACTGTGAAATCTGCTCGTTGGGAGTATAGTACTCGTCCTGTTTACGGTTGGGGTGATGTTGGAGCCAAGCAGAAGTCTACAGCAGGATGGCCTGCAGCTTTTCCTGTATTTGAGCCTCATTGGCAGATATGCATGGCAAAAGGCCTTTCCACAG GGTTGATAGAATGGAGTGGTGAAAGGTTTGAGTTCCGTGATGCACCTTCTTATTCAGAGAAGAATTGGGGTATAGGCTTCCCAAGAAAATGGTTTTGG GTCCAATGTAATGTCTTTGAAAGAGCAAGTGGAGAAGTAGCTTTGACAGCTGGTGGCGGTTTGAGGCAGTTGCCTGGATTGAACACATATGAAAATGCTGCACTG GTTTGTGTACACTATGATGGGAAATTTTACGAGTTGGTACCGTGGAATGGTGTTGTTAGATGGGAAATGTCTCCTTGGGGTTATTGGTATGTGACTGCAGAGAACGAAACCCATATG GTGGAACTAGAGGCAAGAACAAATGAACCGGGTACACCTCTGCATGCTCCTACAGGAGAAGTTGGACTAGCTACGGTTTGCAGAGATAGTTGTCACAGTGAACTGAAGTTGCAGATATGGGAACGGCTACATGATGGAAGTAAAGGCAAG GTGATACTAGAGACAAAGAGCACAATGGCAGCGGTGGAGATAGGAGGAGGACCATGGTTTGGTCCCTTTCTTCAAGCCACCTGGTCTGTAAACATTGATGAGTATTATaggagagattttttttaa
- the LOC104719345 gene encoding armadillo repeat-containing protein 7-like, which produces MFTNKERQEERIGKNGTPRLQFLQELVSQFQNATDQETKERIVANLGNFAYDPYNYTILRQLNVLELFIDCLTEPNEKLVEFGIGGLCNACADPKNVATIVEADGIPLIIKCLSSPVRNTVNYAIGVLYYMCDYNRATREEILRAEVVDLIERYAAADSVSVSFSNLAKAFLDKHAHAYT; this is translated from the exons ATGTTTACAAATAAGGAAAGACAAGAAGAACGTATTGGCAAAAATGGAACACCAAGGCTTCAATTTCTACAg GAGCTTGTGAGTCAGTTTCAGAATGCAACTGATCAAG aaacaaaggagagaatTGTAGCAAACTTGGGGAATTTCGCATATGACCCTTACAACTACACTATTTTACGTCAG CTAAATGTATTGGAACTATTCATAGACTGTCTGACAGAGCCAAATGAAAAGCTTGTGGAATTTGGAATAGGAGGATTATGCAACGCATGTGCTG ACCCAAAAAATGTTGCTACAATTGTCGAGGCTGATGGAATTCCTCTTATAATCAAATGTTTATCAAGTCCTGTACGGAACACT GTGAATTATGCAATTGGGGTTTTGTATTACATGTGCGACTATAACAGAGCAACAAGAGAGGAGATTTTGAGAGCGGAAGTGGTGGATCTCATAGAGAGGTACGCAGCTGCTGATTCAGTCAGTGTAAGCTTTAGTAACTTGGCTAAGGCGTTTCTTGACAAGCATGCTCATGCATACACATGA